The following DNA comes from Acholeplasma equirhinis.
CCATTTAAATTACCTCTTTAAATAATGAACCAATTCGTAACATATCACTTCCATATTGGAGTGCAAGTTGATAATCATTGCTCATCCCCATTGAAAGCATATGTAGTCCATATTGATCCTTAAGTTCAGCCAATTTTTGGAAGATTTCAGCAGTTTTTTCTGCATCATCATGCACGCCAATTGTCATAAAACCGATTAGATTTATTTTATCATATTTTTTTATCTCTTGATAAAAGTAATCTAAATCTTTAAGTAAAATGCCAGATTTTTGTGATTCTTCCGCTAAATTGATTTGAATTAAACAATTTAATGGGTTTTTTCTGTGTTTTTGGATTTCAATTGCAAGCTTTATTGAATCTAGAGAATCTAAATAATCAATTTCATTGATAATCATTTTGACTTTGTTGGTTTGTAAGTGTCCAATGAGATGCCATTTAATATCTGAATGACTAAGTTCACTTTTTTTCTTAAGTAAATCTTGGGCGTAGTTTTCACCAAAGTGTCGAATACCTAGATCATAAATCCTATTCATTTCAGAAACACTAAAGTATTTAGATGCACAAAGAATTTTATCTTTATAATCTAAAAAGCTCATTATACATTAAACCTAAAGAGCATGATGTCACCATCTTGAACAACATAATCTTTACCTTCTAATCGTACTTTACCTTTTTCTTTAGCAGCTTGCGGTGTACC
Coding sequences within:
- a CDS encoding YggS family pyridoxal phosphate-dependent enzyme; this encodes MSFLDYKDKILCASKYFSVSEMNRIYDLGIRHFGENYAQDLLKKKSELSHSDIKWHLIGHLQTNKVKMIINEIDYLDSLDSIKLAIEIQKHRKNPLNCLIQINLAEESQKSGILLKDLDYFYQEIKKYDKINLIGFMTIGVHDDAEKTAEIFQKLAELKDQYGLHMLSMGMSNDYQLALQYGSDMLRIGSLFKEVI